From a single Anopheles ziemanni unplaced genomic scaffold, idAnoZiCoDA_A2_x.2 scaffold_48_ctg1, whole genome shotgun sequence genomic region:
- the LOC131292948 gene encoding submandibular gland secretory Glx-rich protein CA-like: protein MPATPPAKRTRGGVQTPTSKRGKPTEEVVPGEESHNTDKGTPKKRTHVEPKKLDLTGDNEASSKDDKDQPEVDGTETSTAVAKDADSEKEVTKDTVAESVRDEADSTKDAAEVKQQEPAKTEEAQKETTTVTEEKNDSGVEESKSDSSKTPDTPMEVDVQEDKPPAVVADEAKPTNDVKPTDEEKTVVQESEQLPPSVDETGSSAKEENVGKSAESNGTPEVKDVTSETAAEVVRATDVLKESAPTQEAEKTPSSVTVNDVVSAAQNNANEKDSPTVESKIVTNDMAVAEPATAAR, encoded by the exons ATGCCGGCAACACCACCGGCAAAGCGAACACGAGGTGGGGTTCAAACGCCCACTTCCAAACGGGGCAAGCCGACGGAAGAGGTAGTTCCGGGAGAAGAGTCCCACAACACCGACAAGGGCACACCCAAGAAGCGAACCCATGTGGAACCGAAAAAACTAGATCTGACGGGTGATAACGAAGCATCCAGTAAGGACGATAAGGACCAACCGGAAGTGGACGGCACTGAAACTTCTACGGCGGTTGCAAAGGATGCGGATAGCGAGAAAGAGGTAACCAAGGATACGGTAGCTGAATCAGTCAGGGACGAGGCTGACTCGACAAAAGATGCCGCTGAAGTAAAACAGCAGGAGCCAGCTAAAACAGAAGAGGCGCAGAAAGAAACGACAACCGTCACggaagagaaaaacgattcaGGCGTTGAGGAAAGCAAGTCGGACAGCAGCAAAACACCCGACACACCGATGGAGGTTGATGTGCAGGAGGATAAACCACCCGCAGTAGTGGCCGACGAAGCTAAACCAACTAACGACGTCAAACCGACCGATGAGGAAAAAACTGTTGTCCAGGAGTCGGAGCAACTGCCGCCTAGTGTGGACGAAACTGGAAGTTCAGCTAAAGAGGAAAATGTCGGCAAGTCAGCTGAGAGCAACGGAACGCCGGAAGTTAAAGATGTAACTTCGGAGACGGCAGCAGAAGTAGTGCGAGCTACTGATGTGTTGAAGGAAAGCGCTCCTACccaagaagcagaaaaaaccCCCAGCAGTGTAACGGTGAATGACGTTGTTTCAGCGGCGCAGAATAATGCGAACGAAAAAGATAGTCCAACTG TGGAATCTAAAATTGTAACCAACGACATGGCAGTAGCAGAACCCGCAACTGCTGCTCGATAA